The Verrucomicrobiales bacterium genome includes the window GAAGCTGGATCAGCGGATTCGACTGCTCGAGGATATCCTCGAGAGCGCCTCGGTGGTCGTTCCGGCAACGGACGCCGATGGCCGCATCCGCTTCGGTAGCTATGTGACGGTCCGGGACTCCCGTGGGGAAGAAGACACCTACCGGATCGTGGGGGTGGATGAGACGGATGTCGACCGTGGCTGGATCAGCTGGATTTCTCCGCTCGCCCGGGCCTTGGTCCAGGCGGAGGTCGGCCAAAAGATCCAGGTGAAACTGCCCGGAGGAAACCGCGAGCTAACGGTGCTCCACGTCCGCCAGCAGGCCCAGCCCGAATAAATTACAAATGCTTCATTATCAATGTTTAAACAATGATAATCGGGAGTAATATTACTTCCAAGTGAGGCCACTACTGATCTAAAGTCCATCGAGACTCTTGTTCCCTAGTAAGGAGTTCCGCCTTCAGCCCAATCCATGCAGTTGAGCAAA containing:
- a CDS encoding GreA/GreB family elongation factor, whose protein sequence is MSKAFTRESDDDLPELPALRPASASLPAGVLNHLTADGAERLRRDLDLAVNEERPRLLAQVKAGSDKEALQKLDQRIRLLEDILESASVVVPATDADGRIRFGSYVTVRDSRGEEDTYRIVGVDETDVDRGWISWISPLARALVQAEVGQKIQVKLPGGNRELTVLHVRQQAQPE